In Erpetoichthys calabaricus chromosome 2, fErpCal1.3, whole genome shotgun sequence, a genomic segment contains:
- the LOC127526540 gene encoding C2 calcium-dependent domain-containing protein 4C-like: MWFLDNIFLVRENQERRFLGRYMMFTVRKSLIPGSHRATDHTKLSMCPNVLTPDRIPEFFIPPKLRSMHTDDRDSKEESGTNAPNLPKRDFKKQWNFQERYSSNQSASEHDLIRAAHRHVIQIESAELDTGYGSQYAGEVDTNKEEEERREKKTCGVQSAISMPQLTQGGLAYLPESPHTRRRESLFHSPHVARKSPTGEHSSSLTLQMPSPEPRQCFAGQSPQYLDSDTTSSAESSPFSSPLLGRSLAGTLVCQAYASRQRLFCRTINAKAVARASSLSTDEASSSDNSPIVPRKLNEVRSLSSAPSGATLAPPPLFHLDFICCHERLTKENTILLGGQERGKLRLSAEYIRETARLRVRVVNAEGLYPPSFECKHVSCCVLLHLKPGKTQRQKSTIIKKSRNPIFNEDFFFEGLGEKDLQTRSLRIKVVNKGANMKRDTLLGECELSLCSILPP, encoded by the coding sequence atgtggTTTCTAGACAACATCTTCCTTGTCAGGGAAAATcaggaaagaagatttttgggaAGATACATGATGTTTACAGTTCGAAAATCTCTAATCCCTGGCTCACATCGTGCCACTGACCACACAAAGCTGTCCATGTGTCCCAATGTGCTCACCCCAGATCGTATTCCTGAATTCTTTATCCCTCCAAAACTAAGGTCAATGCACACTGATGACAGAGACTCAAAAGAAGAAAGTGGCACCAATGCTCCGAATCTTCCTAAGAGGGATTTTAAGAAACAGTGGAACTTCCAAGAGAGATACAGCAGTAACCAGTCTGCCTCAGAGCACGATTTGATCAGAGCAGCACACCGGCATGTCATTCAGATCGAGAGTGCCGAGCTGGACACAGGATATGGCTCACAGTATGCTGGTGAAGTGGACACCAACAAGGAAGAGGAAGAAAGAAGGGAGAAGAAAACATGTGGTGTTCAGTCTGCTATCTCCATGCCGCAGCTTACCCAGGGTGGACTGGCATATCTGCCAGAAAGCCCTCACACACGACGGCGGGAGTCCTTGTTCCACTCGCCACATGTGGCCCGTAAATCTCCAACAGGGGAACATTCTTCATCTCTGACTCTTCAGATGCCTTCTCCTGAACCAAGGCAGTGCTTTGCAGGCCAAAGTCCTCAGTATCTGGACAGTGATACAACTTCTTCTGCTGAGTCTTCTCCTTTCAGTTCCCCTTTGCTTGGCCGTTCATTAGCTGGAACATTAGTGTGCCAAGCCTATGCTAGTAGGCAACGTCTCTTTTGTAGAACTATTAATGCCAAAGCTGTAGCCCGTGCTAGCTCTCTATCAACTGATGAGGCGAGTTCATCTGATAATAGTCCTATTGTGCCCAGAAAACTGAACGAAGTGCGCTCCTTGTCCAGCGCTCCCAGCGGGGCCACTTTGGCACCTCCACCCCTCTTTCACCTCGACTTCATCTGTTGTCACGAGCGACTCACCAAAGAGAACACCATATTGTTGGGTGGCCAGGAAAGGGGGAAGCTGAGACTCTCAGCAGAGTACATTCGAGAGACTGCCCGCCTGCGAGTAAGGGTGGTCAATGCAGAAGGCTTATACCCACCCAGCTTTGAGTGCAAGCATGTGAGCTGCTGTGTCCTCCTGCACTTAAAACCAGGCAAGACTCAACGGCAAAAGAGTACGATCATCAAGAAAAGCCGGAACCCCAtttttaatgaagattttttctTTGAGGGCCTTGGTGAGAAAGATTTGCAGACCCGATCACTACGGATCAAGGTGGTAAATAAAGGTGCCAACATGAAGAGGGACACTTTACTGGGAGAGTGTGAGCTTTCACTTTGCTCCATACTGCCGCCCTAA